The proteins below are encoded in one region of Actinomycetota bacterium:
- the nusG gene encoding transcription termination/antitermination protein NusG, translated as MTEDASDEAATGSPMAEAGVSVPTSEEPREPEAESDPVAEVDPEAAVEASPPVEVEPMEEPVSEGVEALDVPEEPPLTEVDEDEREAFGEIPAEPVLEAPTGVEDEATEEPLPEPDATPEPEMETPGEDGAEAVDVMGEAEVEPVAEPEPEPEPEPEPEPEPAPVPTRKSEAAPAPEAEEEVPGRRDPFRGPGDWYVVHTYAGYENKVKANLESRIHSMQMEDKIFDVHIPMEDVMEIKGGKKQVVQRKVFPGYLLVKMIYDNDSWYVVRNTPGVTGFVSSGTGTKPTPLSRREVEKILAVKQETEAKPSFRLEFEEGDTVRIISGPFADFNGTISEINVDQSKLKVLVNIFDRETPVELGFDQVAKV; from the coding sequence ATGAGGCGGCGACAGGCTCGCCGATGGCCGAGGCGGGCGTGAGCGTGCCCACCTCCGAGGAGCCGCGCGAGCCCGAGGCTGAGTCCGATCCGGTGGCCGAAGTGGATCCGGAGGCCGCTGTCGAAGCGTCGCCGCCGGTCGAGGTGGAGCCGATGGAGGAGCCCGTGTCCGAGGGCGTCGAGGCCCTGGACGTCCCGGAGGAGCCGCCCCTCACCGAGGTGGACGAGGACGAGCGAGAGGCGTTCGGGGAGATCCCCGCCGAGCCGGTCCTGGAGGCCCCCACCGGGGTGGAGGACGAGGCCACAGAGGAGCCCCTTCCCGAGCCGGACGCCACCCCCGAGCCGGAGATGGAGACCCCCGGCGAGGACGGCGCGGAGGCCGTGGACGTGATGGGCGAGGCGGAAGTGGAGCCCGTGGCCGAACCCGAGCCTGAGCCGGAACCCGAGCCTGAGCCGGAACCCGAGCCTGCGCCGGTGCCCACGCGGAAGTCCGAGGCTGCGCCCGCTCCGGAGGCCGAGGAGGAGGTTCCCGGCCGGCGGGACCCGTTCCGCGGCCCGGGCGACTGGTACGTGGTCCACACCTACGCCGGCTACGAGAACAAGGTGAAGGCCAACCTGGAATCGCGCATCCACTCCATGCAGATGGAGGACAAGATCTTCGACGTCCACATCCCCATGGAGGACGTCATGGAGATCAAGGGCGGGAAGAAGCAGGTGGTCCAGCGGAAGGTCTTCCCGGGCTACCTACTGGTGAAGATGATCTACGACAACGACTCCTGGTACGTCGTGCGGAACACGCCGGGCGTGACCGGGTTCGTGTCGTCGGGGACCGGGACCAAGCCCACGCCGCTGTCCCGCCGGGAGGTCGAGAAGATCCTGGCGGTGAAGCAAGAGACCGAGGCGAAGCCGTCCTTCCGCCTGGAGTTCGAGGAGGGCGACACGGTGCGGATCATCTCGGGGCCGTTCGCGGACTTCAACGGCACCATCAGCGAGATCAACGTGGACCAGAGCAAGCTGAAGGTCCTGGTGAACATCTTCGACCGGGAGACGCCGGTCGAGCTCGGCTTCGACCAGGTCGCCAAGGTCTAG